In the genome of Pseudomonadota bacterium, the window CGGTGAGAGTGGTAATGAAGTCTTCCACTTCTTTATTGAACACCGTAAACGTCGCGTTGCTGTTTTCGGCGTAGTACCACTCGAAGGCGATATCCCAGTTGCTGGAACGGAACGGTTCAAGCGATGGGTTACCCCCGGACGCCGTGAGGTTTTGGCGACGCGGCTCATTGAAGTTGGTTGACGGTGACAGCTGCGACATGGTCGGGCGAGTCAGTGAATCATAGGCCAAAAATCTCAGCACCATGTCGTCACGAATGTCGAGCTTGGCGGTGAAATTGGGTAGCAGATTCGAGTAGCTGTCGCCTTGCGTGATGTCCGTAGCCGGGCCCAGCACGTTCGAGAAGAGCGTGAGGTCGGTGGTTGGGATCACATCGACGATGAAGCTCTGCACCGCGTCTACGTCGATATCGGTCTGAGCATAGCGCGCACCCAGTTCAACGGTCAGCGGCATATTGCTGAGTTCAAAATCAAAATTGAAGTTGAAATACAGACTGGTCACGTCTTCGTTAATGGTGTACCGATTGTTCTGCAGCGTCGGTGTAATCGGGTTACCAGACGAAGCGAGAAAATCGACGTAGGCGTCACCATCATACGTGTAGAACGTATCGATTAAGCCTGGGAAGAAGTTGTTGGCGGTAAACGGTCTAAAATCGATTGTGGCGTTGGGGGCGGCTGTGCCATAGCCACAAAACGCACACTGATTGCCGAATATCTGGAACGACTTCTTCTCTCGGTCTTGATTGTAGACACCAAATTTGGCGCCGGTAAATGCGCCCGCGTCAGCAGCAAATTCGAAATCAAGCTTGAACTCGGTGATTTCATCTTCGGCGGAAAAGACATTGCCTTTTTCGTTGTAGTGCAGTCGCGACAGGCTGGCATCGGGCAACGCACCGTTACCAAAGCCATCGTGCGAAACGACGGGGGTGCTGCCGGTTCCATCAAACTGGTAGTTGTTGATGATGCCGACTACGTTGAAGCGGTCACGGCCGGCACGGTCATTCTCAGCCGACGAGGTTGATGCGTCAAAACTCGCGGTGAGTCGGTCGTTCACGTCCCAGGTCAGATTGAGACCAAAGCCGTTGTTGCTGACATCCCGTGAGTTACGTGTTGTCGACACAAAGTCAGTGGCGGGATCGCCGCTGCCCTGGTGAAGGTCGATGCCTTGAGTAAACTGCACCAGCGTGTTGGTCGCGGGGTCCAGCGTGCCTGAACCCACGCGATCGGGCTCAAACCAAGATGCCAAGTCAGTGACTAGAGAATCGACTTCGTATTCCGAGACAAAACCATCCACCGTGACCGTGATGTCATCAGTCGGCATAAACTGGAAAACGAGATTGGCGTTGGTGCGCTCACGTTCCTGATCATCGACGATCTGGTCCCAGTTACGCGGGATAAACGCGTTGGTAAACAATACGCCGTCATTGCGGTTCGAGATCGTTTGACCTGGGCGCCAGCCCGCCGTCTGAATGCGGTTGATCTGCACGTCTCGCTGCTGATGACTCACCGAAAACAACACCCCAGCGCGATCGTCCGCAAAGGTGTTGCTGACAATCAGCGTACCGGCCGGCGTAATTTCCTCAGAAAGACTCTCGTAGGTGCCTTTTAGTGAGCCTGCCAGTTGGAAGCCCTTCTGGTCG includes:
- a CDS encoding TonB-dependent receptor, giving the protein MKSSVRQQRVFKKTALAAAISSALVLGTGPGAVAQETVLEEVQVTGIRGSLRRAADVKRAATGVVDSIAREDVGKFPDLNVAESLQRITGVSIDRDGGEGRAVTVRGFGPSFNTVLVNGRQVATDAPDRSFNFDTLASELIVGADVYKSARSDLQEGGIGSTINIKTARPFDQKGFQLAGSLKGTYESLSEEITPAGTLIVSNTFADDRAGVLFSVSHQQRDVQINRIQTAGWRPGQTISNRNDGVLFTNAFIPRNWDQIVDDQERERTNANLVFQFMPTDDITVTVDGFVSEYEVDSLVTDLASWFEPDRVGSGTLDPATNTLVQFTQGIDLHQGSGDPATDFVSTTRNSRDVSNNGFGLNLTWDVNDRLTASFDASTSSAENDRAGRDRFNVVGIINNYQFDGTGSTPVVSHDGFGNGALPDASLSRLHYNEKGNVFSAEDEITEFKLDFEFAADAGAFTGAKFGVYNQDREKKSFQIFGNQCAFCGYGTAAPNATIDFRPFTANNFFPGLIDTFYTYDGDAYVDFLASSGNPITPTLQNNRYTINEDVTSLYFNFNFDFELSNMPLTVELGARYAQTDIDVDAVQSFIVDVIPTTDLTLFSNVLGPATDITQGDSYSNLLPNFTAKLDIRDDMVLRFLAYDSLTRPTMSQLSPSTNFNEPRRQNLTASGGNPSLEPFRSSNWDIAFEWYYAENSNATFTVFNKEVEDFITTLTGPETFTLTNRLGPDFRCGDALCAPGALVDPANPGVDIVGTTEELNGEQEVYTVSRPRNGESARVTGYEIGVTHVWANGFGIQANATIVDSNVQLTADTTQRFALEGLGDSQNIVFFYETDILQARIAYNNREGFLQQIDNGFNGEPINTDSFGQWDISASYNLRDNLELFFEGINITEEERRQTGRFANQVYSIEDNGSRYAFGFRYQY